One Osmerus mordax isolate fOsmMor3 chromosome 16, fOsmMor3.pri, whole genome shotgun sequence genomic window carries:
- the abhd3 gene encoding phospholipase ABHD3, with protein sequence MISLEFNFNVLTRDLSLYLENQVKVGLFGSGVGLSLVLGFSAAYACYYLISVAKKPQLVSGGKKFYQFLKEQCPVVSETYYPTFWCWESRIQTLLRPFVTAKPGVSYRNELISAADGGQISLDWFDNDDSAPHPDRATRPTVLLLPGLTGTSRESYILHMVQQSRELGYRCVVFNNRGVSGEMLLTPRTYCAANTEDLEAVIEHIQWTNEDAPLMAAGVSMGGMMLANYLGRKGRETCLKGVVVFSAGWDVFECTASLEKPLDRFLFNSYLTSCLQASVDRHRPVLEKCYDIDHVMKAKTIREFDTRFTSKMFGYPTNDDYYRDASPVHRLKSVQVPMLCLNAADDVFSPCHAIPVEAVKQNPNLALLITCHGGHIGFLEGLWPRQSTYMDRVFKQFAKAVIEQGSRLQDLSC encoded by the exons ATGATCTCTCTGGAGTTCAATTTCAACGTTTTGACAAGGGATCTGTCGCTTTATTTGGAAAATCAAGTCAAAGTTGGGCTTTTTGGATCTGGTGTTGGACTGTCACTGGTGCTCGGCTTCAGCGCAGCGTATGCCTGCTACTACTTGATATCTGTAGCCAAG AAGCCACAACTTGTCTCTGGTGGGAAGAAGTTTTACCAGTTCCTGAAGGAGCAATGTCCTGTGGTATCAGAAACCTATTACCCCACCTTCTGGTGCTGGGAGAGCCGGATCCAGACTCTACTGAGACCTTTTGTCACGGCTAAACCCGGGGTCAGCTACAGAAA TGAGCTCATTAGTGCGGCAGATGGAGGCCAGATCTCTTTGGATTGGTTTGACAACGATGACAGCGCCCCTCACCCCGACCGGGCCACCCGGCCCACTGTGCTGCTGCTCCCCGGCCTCACCGGTACCAGCCGCGAGTCCTACATCCTGCACATGGTCCAGCAGAGCCGGGAGCTGGGCTATAG ATGTGTGGTCTTCAACAACAGAGGGGTCTCCGGTGAAATGCTCTTG ACTCCCAGAACCTACTGCGCTGCCAACACAGAAGACTTGGAGGCTGTCATCGAACACATCCAATGGACCAACGAGGATGCTCCTCTCATGGCTGCTGGCGTCTCCATGGGCGG gaTGATGTTGGCCAACTACCTGGGTAGGAAGGGCCGTGAGACCTGTCTGAAGGGCGTGGTGGTCTTCTCTGCTGGCTGGGATGTGTTTGAGTGCACCGCCTCGCTGGAGAAGCCCCTGGACCGCTTCCTCTTCAACTCCTACCTCACCAGCTGCCTGCAGGCCTCCGTGGACAG ACACAGACCTGTGCTTGAGAAGTGTTACGACATTGATCATGTGATGAAG gctaAGACCATCAGGGAGTTTGATACCAGGTTCACGTCGAAGATGTTTGGATATCCGACCAATGATGACTACTACCGTGATGCCAGTCCTGTGCACAGGCTGAAATCTGTGCAGGTACCAATGCTGTGTCTGAACGCAGCAGACGATGTCTTTTCCCCGTGTCACG CCATTCCAGTGGAGGCGGTGAAGCAGAACCCCAACCTTGCCCTCCTCATCACCTGTCATGGCGGCCATATTGGCTTTCTGGAAGGCCTCTGGCCCAGACAGAGCACTTACATGGACCGTGTTTTCAAGCAGTTTGCCAAGGCTGTCATAGAGCAGGGCAGCCGACTACAAGACCTGTCTTGCTAG